From Salmo salar chromosome ssa04, Ssal_v3.1, whole genome shotgun sequence, one genomic window encodes:
- the LOC106602720 gene encoding storkhead-box protein 2 isoform X3, whose product MLVRERKIYPTPEGYFIVTPQTYFITPNLIRSNSKWYHLDDRQQQQQQQQCTSPQSGTITPSTPGCVRERPNQKNHGDSYNTYRDDTPIPQAPTYQRKSPKEPRGDPPSYPQPPPAPVQMPTSQLQDPLTDKSKSNAPFPYKTDTLTKKKEGSGGGSSAEKQSKKFGLKLFRLSFKKDKLRQLATFSAQFPPEEWPLRDEDAPAITIPRTVEMEIIRRINPDLTVENVARHTAVMKRLEEERAQRRKTGSSAEHSARSRRSRGHRRVPHGKSRSHSKTRASRGDPSESSNLDMAMVDRDYSRFFSHSLVRSPREAMYTLERKRSGGTYIVHSNPNITESHFPITPEWDVSGELAKRRTEMPFPEPSRGTSSGRVHRSHSHTQEGRKSRDELPDQAKERSRSMDNALSPLDGKGSSSLGMSEDYERSPDERSRYYTDDGTLRASQKSSHYSRIMFSAAKFNSEMCVPDVGKGSLGKGSLGKGSLGKGSLGKGSLGKGSLGKGSLGKGSLDESRIRSPLERNKSRDSLPAYSDLKGLSPKPSADDYFQCNTSNETILTAPSPLSKADHNTLTSSEGIRKGTPADRHTPHLTSPLTMEYKEDSLAKGQNGSNRSTPSQTPEPMPNGRLTQHQHNVDPGGGGGGVGVDKRKEIFSKDTLFKPPHNTLTAGYVEGTYTKSGTLRKTPHIKSAEVLDNLEAQQPSNSAASPASALVPQGSEPVVPSASEAAFDYYNVSDDDEEVVVDTSRKELVVAEGKGHGEGGGGVGTMQWLLEREKEHDLQRKFETNLTLLSPKETENSSSQKSAHSARLDSMDSSSVTVDSGFNSPRTRESLASNTSSIMESNRRQNPALSPGHMGTTSNGPPFSFRAIPEPPRTAQPEKLQKSSTCLASITSV is encoded by the exons ATGCTGGTGCGAGAGAGGAAAATCTACCCAACACCTGAGGGCTACTTCATTGTCACTCCCCAGACCTACTTTATCACCCCCAACCTCATTCGATCCAACAGCAAGTGGTACCACCTGGACGAccggcagcaacaacaacagcagcagcagtgtacCTCCCCACAGTCGGGCACCATCACGCCCTCCACCCCGGGCTGCGTGAGGGAGAGGCCCAACCAGAAGAACCACGGGGACTCCTACAACACGTACCGCGATGATACACCCATCCCTCAAGCCCCCACTTACCAGAGGAAGTCTCCCAAGGAGCCTCGGggagaccccccctcctaccctCAGCCCCCTCCGGCTCCCGTTCAGATGCCAACGTCACAGTTGCAAGATCCTCTGACGGACAAGAGCAAGAGTAATGCCCCCTTCCCCTACAAGACTGacacactgaccaaaaaaaaGGAGGGCAGTGGTGGCGGCAGCAGTGCCGAGAAGCAGTCAAAGAAGTTTGGGCTGAAGCTGTTCAGGTTGAGCTTCAAGAAGGACAAGCTGAGGCAGCTGGCCACGTTCTCGGCCCAGTTCCCCCCCGAGGAATGGCCCCTCCGCGATGAAGACGCGCCCGCCATCACCATCCCCCGCACTGTGGAGATGGAGATCATCCGGCGGATCAACCCGGACCTGACGGTGGAGAATGTGGCACGCCACACGGCCGTGATGAAAAGGCTGGAGGAGGAGCGTGCCCAGAGGAGAAAAACAGGCAGCTCGGCTGAGCACAGTGCACGCAGCCGGAGGAGTCGTGGTCACCGTCGGGTGCCGCACGGCAAGTCCCGTTCACACAGCAAGACGCGCGCCTCCCGGGGCGACCCTTCCGAGAGTTCCAACCTGGACATGGCCATGGTGGACAGGGATTACAGCCGCTTCTTCAGCCACTCACTGGTGCGCTCCCCGCGTGAGGCCATGTACACCTTGGAGCGCAAAAGAAGTGGTGGGACTTACATAGTCCACAGCAACCCCAACATCACAGAGTCCCACTTCCCCATCACCCCAGAGTGGGACGTGTCCGGGGAGTTGGCgaaaaggaggacagagatgCCTTTCCCCGAGCCCTCGCGCGGGACTTCCAGCGGGAGAGTGCACCGAAGCCACAGTCACACTCAAGAAGGAAGGAAGTCGCGCGACGAGCTGCCCGACCAGGCTAAGGAAAGGTCCCGCTCCATGGATAACGCTTTGAGCCCTTTGGACGGAAAGGGCTCCTCCTCTTTGGGGATGTCAGAGGACTATGAGCGGAGTCCCGACGAACGGAGTCGTTACTACACAGACGATGGGACTTTGCGGGCCTCCCAGAAGTCGTCCCACTACTCAAGGATCATGTTCTCGGCTGCTAAGTTCAATTCTGAAATGTGTGTGCCTGATGTGGGGAAGGGGAGCTTAGGGAAGGGGAGCTTAGGGAAGGGGAGCTTAGGGAAGGGGAGCTTAGGGAAGGGAAGCTTAGGGAAGGGGAGCTTAGGGAAGGGGAGCTTAGGGAAGGGGAGCTTGGACGAGTCTAGGATCCGAAGCCCACTGGAAAGGAATAAGAGTAGAGACAGCTTGCCGGCCTACAGTGATCTGAAGGGACTCTCGCCCAAGCCCTCGGCGGACGACTACTTCCAGTGCAATACGTCAAACGAAACAATCCTTACCGCCCCTTCACCTCTGTCAAAAGCAGACCACAACACGTTAACCTCGTCTGAGGGAATCCGGAAGGGCACTCCAGCCGATCGCCACACCCCTCACCTTACCTCTCCCCTCACGATGGAATACAAAGAGGACTCTTTGGCAAAGGGGCAAAACGGCTCAAACCGATCAACACCAAGCCAGACCCCCGAGCCCATGCCTAACGGACGTTtgacacaacaccaacacaacgTAGACCCTGGAGGGGGAGGCGGTGGTGTCGGGGTAGACAAGAGGAAGGAGATCTTCAGCAAGGACACTTTGTTCAAGCCTCCACACAACACATTGACTGCAGGCTACGTGGAGGGCACCTACACCAAGTCGGGCACCCTGCGAAAGACCCCACACATCAAATCAGCCGAGGTCCTTGACAATCTAGAGGCCCAGCAGCCTTCGAATTCAGCAGCTTCCCCCGCTTCCGCCCTGGTCCCCCAGGGCTCCGAGCCAGTGGTCCCGTCAGCCTCCGAGGCCGCCTTTGACTACTACAATGTGTCGGATGATGacgaggaggtggtggtggacacCTCACGGAAGGAGTTAGTGGTGGCAGAGGGCAAAGGGCACGGGGAGGGTGGGGGTGGAGTTGGAACCATGCAGTGGCTTCTGGAGCGGGAGAAGGAGCATGATCTGCAGCGCAAGTTTGAGACTAACCTCACGCTGCTCAGCCCCAAGGAGACAGAAAACAGTAGCAGCCAGAAGTCAGCGCATTCAGCACGTCTGGATAGCATGGACAGCAGCAGCGTGACTGTAGACAGTGGATTCAACTCCCCAAG GACACGTGAAAGCCTGGCTTCCAACACGTCGAGCATCATGGAGAGCAATAGACGACAGAATCCAGCATTGAGTCCGGGCCACATGGGCACCACCAGCAACGGTCCGCCGTTCAGCTTTCGCGCCATTCCTGAACCCCCCCGTACCGCACAGCCTGAGAAACTGCAGAAGTCTTCAACCTGCCTGGCGTCCATCACCAGCGTCTGA